CTGGTTTTGATGTCGCAAAAGCTAGTTTTGATGTCGCAAAAGCTGGTTTTGATGTCGCAAAAGCTGGTTTTGATGTCGCAAAAGCTGGTTTTGATGTCGCAAAAGCTAGTTTTGATGTCGCAAAAGCTAGTTTTGATGTCACAAAAGCTAGTTTTGATGTCGCGGAGCTTTATTATCTCATGTAGAGACGCGATTTATCGCGTCTAAAAAATTGACGCGTTAGACAGACGCGATAAATCGCCGTCTCTACAAAGAATGTACTCGCTAATTATTCCTTGACAGACTACTAACTAATAGTAACAACAGCTACCATCGCATCGGCTGAATGGAAATGAGACGAAGCACACTAAAAATTTATTTTTATAACTAAAAATTTTATTTTATTTATATGTTAAGTAGCTTTTAGGATGTTATCTGTATAATCTATCATTCAGTTGAAATTATCGAATGTATAATCTATCATTCAGTCTGATTTATTATTGACCTCTGTTACTTATTGATAGGTTAAAACTTGGAAACTAGGGCATCTCTTTTTAAGACATAACATACCGCTCACTTAGTAGTTATTTATTAACGTAATTTGAGAAGTTATGTAAGCATACTCTATCTTAGACATGACCTTAAACTTGTGCTTCAAAGATCATGAGCCATTATATGAATAGTTAGCACGTTAACAGCACCATCCAATGTCTCAAGACTTATTAAACTCCTTTCAAGAAGCATACAGTAATCTCGAACTGTTCCCGTTGATGGAACGGAACGAAATGGAAAGATTTCGAGTCGAATATGGTGATGATTTGATTGCAGACCTGAACCAATTAGTAGAAGATAGTCCTAATGGAGATGGCAAAATTGTCTTTACAGGACATCGGGGATGTGGTAAGTCTACTTTGTTAGCTGAATTCAGCCGACAAATTCAAGATAAATATTTTGTAGTTCTCTTTTCTATTGCTGACAAAATTGAAATGTCGGCTGTTAATCATATTAATATACTGTTTGCGATCGCAGTTAATTTAATGACAGAGGCAGAAGCCCGCAAGGTTGATATTCCGCAATCTACTAAAGAAGCTCTTTATAAGTGGTTTGCTACCCGCACTCGTACTGAAGAATTAAATTTACAAGCAGAAGCTAGTATAGGTTTTGACCTTTTAAAGTTGATTAGTTCTAAATTAAAAGCTGATGCAAGCGTTCGGGATGAAATTAAGCAAGAATTTGAACGCAAGTTATCAGATTTAGTTGCCAGAATTAACGAAATAGCTGCTTTAATTCAAGCTGCAACTAAACAAAACGTTTTAGTAATTATTGATGATTTAGATAAACTTGATTTAGGTAGAGTTAACGAAATTTATCGAGATAATATTAAAGCTCTCTGTCAACCTAACTTTCAAATTATCTACACCATCCCGATCGCAGTCCTTCGAGAAACATTTATTAGCACAATTATTGCCACTGAAACCAACGATCAAGTTGTGGCAATGCCTGTATTAAAAATATTTGATAAAGGTAAAAATCGCTTCCCAAATGCCCAACCTCGCCCGGAAGCAACAAAGATTCTCGGTGAAGTTTTACAAAAGCGGATTCCCAGTGAATTAATCGCACCAGAGACGGCTGAAAAAATTGTGATTTACAGTGGTGGCGTATTGCGAGAATTAATTCGGATTTCTAAGGAATGTTGTCGCATTTGTTTGCGAATGATTCGGCGAAATCCTTCAGCCGAAGTTATTATTGATGATAAAATTCTTTTGCAAGCAATCAATAAAATTCGCAATGATTTTTCGATACGGTTAGGAAAAACTGATATCGATATTTTGCAGAGTGTTTATGAGCAATTTATGCCCAATGACCCCAAACAAGCAGAGTTTTTAGATTTGTTACATGGGCTGTATGTTCTAGAATATCGCACTGATGAAACTTGGTATGATGTTCATCCAATTATTATCGAAAGCTTGAGAAGACAGGGAGCCATTAATGTTAAATGAGGAATTATTAGATGATGAAGGAGAAAATCAAGATGCGTATGATGATTTAATTGTTTCTATTGAAGCTCAAAAGCGGGGATTAAATTTACTAATTGCAGTTTGCGATGATGCTAGCTTTCGAGATCAGATTATTGCTCAGTATGAAGCCGAACTACAACCCATCTTCGGTGCATATCGAGTAACTTTAGCACGTCAAGAACCAAGCCTGAAAGCTGCTCTTAACCAACTGGTACAACAAGAAGAATATCTCCGTCAGCAGAAGCCAGCGGTGATTACTGTGACGGGTGCTGAACAATTGTATTTTCTTAGGTTGGGAAATGAGCAATCTGAGCAGGAGAAATTTTTTGGTTACTTACAGTGGACTAGGGAAGGATTGCGCGAATTTCCGTTTGCAATTGTACTTTGGGTAACTAACCAAATTTTAGTCAACCTGATTAAAAAAGCGCCTGATTTTTGGAGTTGGCGCAATGGTGTATTCCGGTTTGAATCTAAAAAGACAAATGCTATTCCTGGTAAAGAACTAGAAAATATCCGCTTTGTTTTTCGAGATACAGAATTAGCTAGCACAGATACTAATGAAACTAATCGCTTTTTCTTACCGATTCAAGATTTACAAAGGTTAATCGAGAAAGTAGAACAAGAACGGGGAACTAAAGACCCCACCTTGGCTACTTTGTACTCAAGATTGGGCGATATTTACCACAGCAGATTAGATCGGGGTGAATCTCAAAATTATCAAGAAGAACAAGAATTAGCAATTAAATATTGGCGTCAGGCGAGTGAGTTACAAAATGAATTGGGTTTGCAGATAGACTTAGCTAATAGCCTCAACAATTTAGCAGGAATATATCGTGCAATCGGAAACTATGCTGAAGCCGAACCCTTATATAAACAAGCTTTAGAACTGAGGAAACGCCTGTTAGGAGAAAATCATCCGGCTTTTGCCACTAGCCTGAATAATTTGGCAGGACTTTACAAATCAACTGGGCAATATAATAAAGCGGAACTTCTATATCAACAAGCTTTAGAACTGAGAAAAAGACTATGGGGAGAAAACCATGCCGATGTTGCCGTCAGTCTGAACAATTTGGCATTACTATATGATGAACAAGGACGTTATGACGAAGCAGAACCCCTGTATTTGCAATCATTAGAACTTGAAAAACGTCTGGTTGGCGAAAATCATCTTTCTTTCGCTCTTATACTAAATAATTTAGCGCTACTTTATTATCATCAAGGACGTTACAGTGAAGCTGAACCTTTATCGCAACAAGCAATAGAATTAGATAAGCGATTTTTGGGAGAAGAAAATCCTGATGTTGCCACAGATTTGCACAATTTAGGTTTAATATACCGCGCTCAAGGACGCTACAGTGAAGCGGAATCTTTGTTTTTAGAATCATTGGAACTCAAGCAGCGTGTATTACAAAAAGCGCATCCGCTTTTAGCAGATACGATCTACGCTTTGGGTTATATGTACAGGGAACAGGGACGTTATCATGAAGCAGAATCCTTATGTATAAAAGCCTTAGAACTTGATAAGCACCTATTAGGAGAAAATCATCCTAATGTTGCCGAAAGTCTGAATAATCTGGCAGAAATTTATCGTGCAACTGGACGTTACGGTGAAGCAAAACCGCTTTATTTGCAAGCTTTAGATATTTGCGAACGAGTCTGGGGTGTAAATCATCACCGTAGTGTTACTGTTCGTCAAAATTTAGAGAAACTTGTCACAGCAATGCAGAATAATTAAAAGGAAGTAGCGATTTAAACAATCTGTGATGAAAAACCTAATGATAATGACTAAAAATGTTTGCAATATATAATAGGACTTACGCATACTCTACGAATTCTCGGCGCTTTTCTCTTCGAGACGCTTCGCGAAGGCGTCTTGGCGGTTCGATAAATTAAGGTTTTTAGCAATTTTTGCGTAAGTCCTATATAAGCTAAGGTAGGCAATTTATGACTCAAGCTATACCCAAATTAGTAACCTTTGAAGATTTTGCAGCCTGGCGTCCTGAAGGTGGAAGGTATGAATTACATGATGGCGTGATTGTTGAAATGGCACAACCAGCAGGAGATCATGAAGATATTGTCGGGTTTTTGGTTGAAAAAATTGCCGTTGAGTACGTTCGCAATGGTCTACCTTATTTCATCCCAAAAACAGCATTAGTTAAATCTGCTATTAGTCAGTCCTGCTATTCTCCAGACTTGCTATTACTCAACCGTCCTGCTTTAAAATTAGAGCCACTTTGGCAGAAATATTCTACGGTTGAGTTTGCCGATTCTATCCCTTTAGTGATTGAAGTTATTAGTACTAACTGGCGGGATGATTATTATAAAAAGCTAGGTGAATATGAACAAATAGGGATAAAAGAATATTGGATTGTTGATTATTTAGCTATCGGTGGTAAAAAGTTTATCGGTAATCCTAAACAACCTACTATCTCTATCTACCAATTAGTTGACGGTGAATACCGAGTTACTCAATTTAGAGGCGATGACCGCATCGTATCACCTATTTTTCCCGAACTAAACCTGATTGCTCAACAGATTCTGCAAGCTGGTAGTTCCCAGTTATAGCCGCGATCGCGCACAAGTCTATACTTTTAGATACCCGACCTCTTAAACAAGTCGGGTATCTCTAGAAAGCTTGCTCAATTGTCCTTCAAATAAATCTACTAGCGAACGCCGACAAAACCAGCTTGCTCAATTGCTCTTTGCCCTTGGTCAGTTAATAAAAGATTGGCATAAGCATTTCCAATCTGCTGTTCTGAACCTTTATTCTGCTTAATAATTACAAACAAATTAGCAATCATCGGATAGCTGCCATTTTTGATCGCCTGAGTATTTAGCTGGTTGCGCTGACGTGGACATTGCTCAGACGGCACTATTGGCTCCTGATACGGGGTAATTAGCTGACCAGAAGTGTTACCCAATGGTAAAGCCTTCACGCTACATTGAAAGACTACTGAACGGGCAGAAGCGTAATACACACCACCAGGGGTTTTACTGAGTTGGCGTACCGCTTCTGTAGCAGAGTAGACATATTGCACATTAGAGCCAAATGCTTGCCCCTTTAAGTCGCTATTGTTAGGGAATATTACTGTATCTGCGTCCTCTGGGCGTTGAGAAAAAGCTGTGATGGGTAGATTTGGCCCGCCGACTTGATTCCAATTAGTAATTTTCCCTAAATAAATCTGCTGCAATTGTTCAACAGTTAAACCAGGCACATTAAGTGATGGATTGACTACCACTGCTATCCCATCCATACCCACTTGACGTTGCTCAAGGGTGAAGCCTCGCTCTTTTGCCGTAGCTTTTTCTTCATCTGTGAGGGGACGGGAAGACTGAGCAAAGTCTAGTTTCCCATCAAGTAACATCCGAATGCCGGAGCTAGAACCAGGACTACCATTAACAGGGTTTACATAACGTAATTGTA
This portion of the Nostoc sp. GT001 genome encodes:
- a CDS encoding substrate-binding domain-containing protein; amino-acid sequence: MDNTNQRKALINSEISLFLRGLIIGKVLTLMVIGGLLWWLLKPNLLSRNSINSSSNQNFNRVSNNESTNESTFQTVADVPPASFNYGGSTAWASIRQLVDSQIQSDRPELQLRYVNPVNGSPGSSSGIRMLLDGKLDFAQSSRPLTDEEKATAKERGFTLEQRQVGMDGIAVVVNPSLNVPGLTVEQLQQIYLGKITNWNQVGGPNLPITAFSQRPEDADTVIFPNNSDLKGQAFGSNVQYVYSATEAVRQLSKTPGGVYYASARSVVFQCSVKALPLGNTSGQLITPYQEPIVPSEQCPRQRNQLNTQAIKNGSYPMIANLFVIIKQNKGSEQQIGNAYANLLLTDQGQRAIEQAGFVGVR
- a CDS encoding tetratricopeptide repeat protein, producing the protein MLNEELLDDEGENQDAYDDLIVSIEAQKRGLNLLIAVCDDASFRDQIIAQYEAELQPIFGAYRVTLARQEPSLKAALNQLVQQEEYLRQQKPAVITVTGAEQLYFLRLGNEQSEQEKFFGYLQWTREGLREFPFAIVLWVTNQILVNLIKKAPDFWSWRNGVFRFESKKTNAIPGKELENIRFVFRDTELASTDTNETNRFFLPIQDLQRLIEKVEQERGTKDPTLATLYSRLGDIYHSRLDRGESQNYQEEQELAIKYWRQASELQNELGLQIDLANSLNNLAGIYRAIGNYAEAEPLYKQALELRKRLLGENHPAFATSLNNLAGLYKSTGQYNKAELLYQQALELRKRLWGENHADVAVSLNNLALLYDEQGRYDEAEPLYLQSLELEKRLVGENHLSFALILNNLALLYYHQGRYSEAEPLSQQAIELDKRFLGEENPDVATDLHNLGLIYRAQGRYSEAESLFLESLELKQRVLQKAHPLLADTIYALGYMYREQGRYHEAESLCIKALELDKHLLGENHPNVAESLNNLAEIYRATGRYGEAKPLYLQALDICERVWGVNHHRSVTVRQNLEKLVTAMQNN
- a CDS encoding Uma2 family endonuclease → MTQAIPKLVTFEDFAAWRPEGGRYELHDGVIVEMAQPAGDHEDIVGFLVEKIAVEYVRNGLPYFIPKTALVKSAISQSCYSPDLLLLNRPALKLEPLWQKYSTVEFADSIPLVIEVISTNWRDDYYKKLGEYEQIGIKEYWIVDYLAIGGKKFIGNPKQPTISIYQLVDGEYRVTQFRGDDRIVSPIFPELNLIAQQILQAGSSQL
- a CDS encoding ATP-binding protein, whose product is MSQDLLNSFQEAYSNLELFPLMERNEMERFRVEYGDDLIADLNQLVEDSPNGDGKIVFTGHRGCGKSTLLAEFSRQIQDKYFVVLFSIADKIEMSAVNHINILFAIAVNLMTEAEARKVDIPQSTKEALYKWFATRTRTEELNLQAEASIGFDLLKLISSKLKADASVRDEIKQEFERKLSDLVARINEIAALIQAATKQNVLVIIDDLDKLDLGRVNEIYRDNIKALCQPNFQIIYTIPIAVLRETFISTIIATETNDQVVAMPVLKIFDKGKNRFPNAQPRPEATKILGEVLQKRIPSELIAPETAEKIVIYSGGVLRELIRISKECCRICLRMIRRNPSAEVIIDDKILLQAINKIRNDFSIRLGKTDIDILQSVYEQFMPNDPKQAEFLDLLHGLYVLEYRTDETWYDVHPIIIESLRRQGAINVK